The Myroides phaeus DNA segment AAGAAAGAAGAAGAAGCTGCTCCTGCTGTTGAAGAGCCAAAAGGACCGTCACAAGAGGAGTTGTTATCTGAGATCCGTGATTTGTTAAGAAATCAAAAGTAAAAGTTAACTTTCATTAGGTTAAATAAAACAATATATGTTGTTAAAGCCACGTTTAAACAAACGTGGCTTTTTTTATGCTAATTATTGATTGTGTTATTTTTATATATTTTAATGCGTTTTTTTCTGTAAAAAAGCCTAAATGATGAATAAAGTAGTAGTTATATCTTTGTTAAATAATATTTTATAAAAACTTAAATCAAGGTTGACTTTGTGGAATTTTTGTTAGTTATTTGTTAACGATAAAATAATAAATAGTTAATAAGTATGAGGAAATTTCTACTTCATTTCTTTTTGATGTTTATGACGCTTACTATAAGTGGTAGCGTATATGCTCAAAATAAAGAAATTAAAGGTAAAGTTGTAGCTGCAGATGACGGTATGTCATTACCAGGTGCGACTGTGTTTATTAAAGGCACAAAAGAAGGAGTTCAAACTGATTTAGACGGTAATTACTCTATTAAAGTTAAGAGTAATGAAACTGTATTAGTTTTTGAATTCATGGGATTCAACACTGTTGAAAAAAAGGTAGGAGCGCAATCTATTGTTAACGTATCTTTAGCTGAGGCTACAGAAATGATTGATGAAGTTGTTATTACTACAGGTTATGAAAAGCTTTCTAAAAGAACTTTCACAGGAGCGGTAAGTACTATTTCTGAAAAAGAATTGAAAGTAGATGGTGTAGCTGACGTAAGTAGAATGATTGAAGGTAAAGCTGCAGGGGTTTCAGTACAAAACGTTACTGGTACTTTTGGTTCTGCTCCTAAAATCACTGTTCGTGGTTCATCATCAATTCTTGGAGACACTAAACCATTATGGGTTATTGATGGTGTTGTTCAAGAGGATATCGTAAACGTTTCTTTCCAAGACTTAGCTTCTGGAAACTCTGAAACTTTATTAAGTTCTGCTATTGCAGGATTGAACAGTAATGATGTTGTTAGTATCGAAATCTTAAAAGATGCTTCTGCTACTTCTATCTACGGTTCTCGTGCAATGAATGGTGTTGTTGTTATTACAACTAAATCTGGTATCAAAGATTCTCCAATGAGAATTAACTATACTATGGAAAATGCTATTCGTACTGTGCCAAGTTATGCACAATATGATATTTTAAACTCTCAAGAAAATATGTCTATTTTACAAGAGATGTCAGGAAAAGGATTGTTAGAGTATCCTGATGTTGTTCAAAATAGATATGGTGGAGTTTACAACTTATTAGCTCGTTCTATGGGACAAGTTAATCCTGATGGATCATTTGTTGTAAGTAACTTTAATTCTGATAAAAATAAGTTTTTACAGCCGTATGAAATGGCTAATACAAACTGGTTCAAAGAGTTATTTAGACCAAGTATTACTCAAAACCATACTTTAAGCTTCTCTGGAGGTGGTAAAAACAATGCATACTTTACATCTATTGGATACTACACTGATCCAGGATGGACTATTGCTGACCAAGTACGTAGATTAACTATTAATACAAAAAATACTTTCTTCGTTACAGATAAATTTAATTTATCATTTGGTGTTAACTTCTCTAACCGTGATCAAAAAGCGCCAGGAAGTTACAGTAGTAAAACTGACGTAGTTAATGGTGGTACTTCAAGAGACTTTGATATCAACCCATTTAGCTATGCTTTAAATACATCAAGAACTTTACGTGCTTATGATGGAAGTGGTAACTACGAGTATTACCGTATGAACTGGGCTCCTTTTAACGTATTGAATGAGTTAGAAAATAACGAAATCGATATGAACGTTAAAGATATTAAAGCTCAAATTGATGCTGAATATAAAATTTTACCTAAGTTAACTTATAATGGTAGTGCGTCTGTACGTTATGCAATGTCAAAACGTGACCACAATATTTATGAAGGATCTAACGTGGTTGGTGCTTATAATGCAAACGAAACAACTATCGTTAACAAACAAAATATTTTCTTATATCAAGATCCAAACGATCCTGATGGAATTAAAGTTCCTGTTTTACCAGAAGGTGGTATCAGATACCGTCACAACAATAACTTATTAGCTTATAACGTAAGAAACAGTATTAGCTATAAAGATGTTTTCGCTGATAAACACGAATTAGAAGCATTTGTTGGTACTGAAATGCGTTCAGTAGATAGAAATTATGACTATTTAAGTGCTTTCGGATTACAATTTAATAAAGGATATGTTCCTTATACTGACCCTCGTCTATTAGAAAAAATTATTTCTGATGGTGGAACTTATTATGAGTTTGATGAAGAGCGTGAAAGAACTGTAGGTTTCTTTGGTAAAGCTTCTTATATCTATGATAACAGATATATCTTGTCTTTAACTGGACGTTATGATGGTTCTAACAGACAAGGAGATAGTAATGCTTCTCGTTGGTTACCAACTTGGACTGTTTCTGGAAAATGGAATGCTAAACAAGAGAAATTCTTATTGGATAATGAAACAATCAGTAACTTAAGCTTCAGAGGTTCTTACGGATTAACTGCTACTGCAGGTCCTGCTACTAACTCTTTAGCTATTTACAAAAGTATGATTACTGATAGACAATTTACTGGAGAAAGAGAGCCAGGATTAGAAATCGAAGATTTACAAAACGGTGATTTAACTTGGGAAAAACAACACGAATTAAACGTTGGATTTGACTTAGGTTTATGGAATAATAGAGTTCAATTAGTAGTTGATGCTTATCAAAGAAAAGCGTTTGACTTAATTGATGTTGTAACAACAAGTGGTATTGGTGGACAAAGATCTAAATTAGGTAATAATGCAGATATGACTACTAAAGGTATTGAGGTAGCTTTAACTACAAGAAATATTAGTACTCCTGATTTTAACTGGACTACTACTATTAATGCTTCTTACTACGATCAAGAAATTACAAGACTTCAGAATATTTCGAGAGTTATTGATTTAGTTGGTCCTACAGGAGGTAATGTAGTTGGAAGAGCAAGAAACAGTATTTATTCTTACCAATTTACAGGATTAAACGGAGAAGGTCTTCCTACTTTCGTTTTAGCTGATGGTGTTACTAATAACGTGTTTGGAGCTAACTTCCAAGATAGAACTGACATCACAGGATATTTAAAATATGAAGGATCTGTTGAGCCTAACAAATCTTTAGGTATTACAAATACTTTTAGTTACAAAAACTGGTCATTAAATGTTTTCATTGTGGCTTCAGGTGGTAACAAAATTAGATTAAACCCAGATTTCAAAGGAAATTATACAGACTTAGATGTATTCACTAAATCTTTCCAAAATAGATGGATTAATCCTGGTGATGAGCACATAACTGATATTCCTACTATTGCTTCTGCTTGGCAGATTGCTAACTACGGTAGCTCAAATATTAGTAAAGCTTATAATACGTATAACTATTCTGATGCACGTATTGTTGATGGTGGTTTCGTAAGATTAAAAGATGTTTCTTTAAGCTACGAGTTCCCTGATTTGTTAAAGAAACAATTGAAATTATCTAATTTCTCAGTTAGAGCTACAGCAAGTAACCCTTGGTTGATTTATGCTGACAAGAAATTAAATGGACAAGATCCTGAGTTCTTTAGAAGTGGTGGTGTTGCAATGCCAGTAACTACGCAATACACTTTAACTTTAAATGTAGGATTCTAAATTATAGATTATGAAAAGAGTTAAAATATTAATTGCAAGCTTAATATTAGCTGCAAGTTTTACATCATGTAGTGATTTCTTATCTGAGATTCCAGATAACAGAACTCAGTTAGACTCTTCTGTAAAAATTGGAGAGCTTTTAGTTACTGCTTATCCTCAGTATGGTTATCCTTCATTTACAGAGTTAATGTCTGATAACGTTTGGGATTGTGGAGATGAAACAATGACAATTGACTATCATTTATCAGAATTTAAATGGGAGTTAGAAGAGAGAATATCTCAAGATTCACCTTCTGCTTATTGGGATGGTTGTTATAAAGCTATTGCTGCTGCAAACGAGGCGTTAGATGCTATTGATAAGCTTGGTAATGATGACGGTAAATTAAACGCATTAAGAGGTGAAGCATTAATGGCGAGAGCTTATGCACACCATATGTTAGTTCAATTATGGTCTAAAGCTTATAATCCAGCTACAGCTGCTTCAGATGTTGGTATTCCATACGTAAATAAACCAGAGCGTAAATTAATTCAAGAGTATTCAAGAGGTACTGTTCAAGAAGTTTATGCAAATATTGAAAAGGATTTATTAGAAGGTCTTCCATTATTAACGGATAATTATAAACAACCGAAATTTCACTTTAATAGAACAGCAGGACATGCATTTGCATCTCGTTTCTATCTAACTATGGGGAATTTTGAGAAGGTTTTAGAACATTCAGAATATTTAGCTGCTAATCCAAGTGCTTTTATTAGAGATTATGCTGAATTTAATGCAATTAACTTAAATGCTAAATTCCAACAGTATAGTAGACCATCTGTTAGAACTAACTTATTGTTAACTACTGCTGTTTCTTCTTATAACCGTTATAATAGATATTCTCGCTTCTGGTTAACAGGTGCTGACGAAGGAATCATTATGGGTGCGACTATTCAAAGTCAAGGTATAATTAACTCGAAAAACCCTTGGAATAAATGGTGGTTATATGATTCTGGTTCTTTCAATGGTCAAAAAACTATGGTTTATCCTAAATTAGGAGAGTACTTTAGATTAGATGATCCATCTGCTGGAACTGGGTTACCTTTCGTTAACTTTGTATTATTGAGTAACGATGAGGTTTATCTTAATAGATTAGAAGCTTTAGTAATGACTAATAGAGTTCAAGAAGCTGTTGACGGATTGAACTTCTTTTTAGCAGCTCGTACTGAAGGGTATGTTGCTTCTTCTGATAAGAAAGTTGATATTGCTAAATTGAAAGCATTATATCCTGCTGAAGAAGGTTATTTAACACCTGCCTTTGAAATGACAAATGAACAAGCTATTGTTATGAATGCTATTTTAGAAGCAAAACGTAGAGAGTTTATTCAAGAAGGACAAAGATGGTTCGATGTTAAGCGTTTCAATATTGTTGTAACACATGAATTTGTTTCAGGAGAGAAGTTAGTATTAGGAAAAGATGACCCAAGACGTCAATTACCTTTACCTCTACACGTAACAGCTGCTGGAATACCAGATAACCCAAGAAACTAATTTGACTATGAAGAAAATTGTAAGATTTGTAAGTTTATGTTGTTTAACTGCTATGTTCGGTTTAACAGCATGTTCTCAAGAAGATAGTTTAGGGGATTCAAGATTAGATACTACTCCTGAACAAAAAAATGCGTTGGATACATGGATTGATGATAACTACACTTATCCATACAATATGGCTGTTTTTTATAAATGGGATCCATATAAAGTTGACCAAGCACGTTTTTTAACTCCGATTGAAGTAAATAAAGTACAACCAGCTCTTGAAGTAATTAAGACTATTTGGTTAGATAGTTACAAAGAAATTGCTGGGGAAATGTTTGTTAAGAAAACTGCACCAAGAGAATTGGTAATGGTTGGGTCAGTAAATGCTAACACAACTAATACTGTAACTTTAGGGTTAGCTGAGCAAGGTGTAAGAATTTCTTTATTCTCAATGAATTATTTAGATACTAAGAATAAAGCAGAAGTTGAAGAATTTATTCATACTATTCAACACGAATATGTTCACATTTTAAACCAAGCTATTCCTTTTGATGAAGGAGAATATGGTAAGATTAGTGGTGCATATAGAGGTGACTGGCAAAATGGTAAATTACCAGAAGCATTTAAGTTAGGATTTATTTCTACTTACGCTCGTTCTAATGCTACTGAGGATTTTGCAGAACAAGCTTCTTGGATGTTAAAGGATATCAATGCTTATAACAAATTGGTGAAAGATAATCCATATCCAGAAGGAAAAGCTAAGATTCAACAAAAGGAGGCTTTCGTAGTTAAATATTACAAAGAAGCATTCGGAATTGATTTTTATGAGCTTTGTAACTTAACAACTGCAAATACAGAGAAAGCTGTTAACAAAAAATAAAAGTTAGAGATGAGAAAAAATATATTAAAAGCTTTTATTGCTTTTGGAGCAATAGCTATGTTTGCTTCTTGTAGTAGTGATAACTTTGAAAGTAAGTTTGATGAAAATCCAACTGAACGTTTTGAGAATAGAAAAAAAGATTTAACAAACGATCTTTTATCAAGCGAGTTCGGATGGAAAGCTACCTACTTTACGAATGATCAAAAATTCGGTGGTTATACGCACTTAATGAAATTTAAAGATGCTACTAACGTTGAAATGATTAGTGATTTTGATTATCAAAGCTATAATGGTTTGAAAGTTATAGAAAGTGAGTATAAAATCGGATGGAGTACTACTGTAAGCTTGATGTTTAATACTCCTAACCATATTCATATGTTAGGAAATAATCAAATCGCACCTGGTAAAAAAGGAAAAGGTTTTGAAGGAGACTTTGAGTTCTTGTTTAATGCTAAAAATGGACTTGATTTAGATTTCATTACTGTTAGAAGTGGTGTGAATGTTAAATTCGAAAGAGCTCAAGAGAGCGATTGGGAAGATATTAAATTCCATTACGATACTAAGAATGCATTGAATGTAAAGAGAAATTTAGTATTAGTTGAAAATGGTGAAGAAACTACATTTAGTTTCCAATTTGACAGAAATACAAGATGGGCTTGGGTTTTAAATGCTGATCAAACAGAATCTGTAAATGGTACTGGTGGTATTGGAATCGGGTTTAGAAAAGATGGAATTGTTATTAGTCCAGCTATCGAATTCGAAGATGGAACTTCAGTTTCGGAATTTGTTAAAGATGGAACTACTTATGTAGCACAAGTTGGTACTAACAGAGTTATTATCAAATAAATTTTAAAAGAGCCGCGATAGCGGCTCTTTTTTTTGTCTTGTATTGTAGTATCTTTGAATCTCATTTATTAAAGCAAAAGAATGCCATTATTAAAGGTTACAGATACAGGAAATGCTATTGTTTAT contains these protein-coding regions:
- a CDS encoding RagB/SusD family nutrient uptake outer membrane protein: MKRVKILIASLILAASFTSCSDFLSEIPDNRTQLDSSVKIGELLVTAYPQYGYPSFTELMSDNVWDCGDETMTIDYHLSEFKWELEERISQDSPSAYWDGCYKAIAAANEALDAIDKLGNDDGKLNALRGEALMARAYAHHMLVQLWSKAYNPATAASDVGIPYVNKPERKLIQEYSRGTVQEVYANIEKDLLEGLPLLTDNYKQPKFHFNRTAGHAFASRFYLTMGNFEKVLEHSEYLAANPSAFIRDYAEFNAINLNAKFQQYSRPSVRTNLLLTTAVSSYNRYNRYSRFWLTGADEGIIMGATIQSQGIINSKNPWNKWWLYDSGSFNGQKTMVYPKLGEYFRLDDPSAGTGLPFVNFVLLSNDEVYLNRLEALVMTNRVQEAVDGLNFFLAARTEGYVASSDKKVDIAKLKALYPAEEGYLTPAFEMTNEQAIVMNAILEAKRREFIQEGQRWFDVKRFNIVVTHEFVSGEKLVLGKDDPRRQLPLPLHVTAAGIPDNPRN
- a CDS encoding SusC/RagA family TonB-linked outer membrane protein — its product is MRKFLLHFFLMFMTLTISGSVYAQNKEIKGKVVAADDGMSLPGATVFIKGTKEGVQTDLDGNYSIKVKSNETVLVFEFMGFNTVEKKVGAQSIVNVSLAEATEMIDEVVITTGYEKLSKRTFTGAVSTISEKELKVDGVADVSRMIEGKAAGVSVQNVTGTFGSAPKITVRGSSSILGDTKPLWVIDGVVQEDIVNVSFQDLASGNSETLLSSAIAGLNSNDVVSIEILKDASATSIYGSRAMNGVVVITTKSGIKDSPMRINYTMENAIRTVPSYAQYDILNSQENMSILQEMSGKGLLEYPDVVQNRYGGVYNLLARSMGQVNPDGSFVVSNFNSDKNKFLQPYEMANTNWFKELFRPSITQNHTLSFSGGGKNNAYFTSIGYYTDPGWTIADQVRRLTINTKNTFFVTDKFNLSFGVNFSNRDQKAPGSYSSKTDVVNGGTSRDFDINPFSYALNTSRTLRAYDGSGNYEYYRMNWAPFNVLNELENNEIDMNVKDIKAQIDAEYKILPKLTYNGSASVRYAMSKRDHNIYEGSNVVGAYNANETTIVNKQNIFLYQDPNDPDGIKVPVLPEGGIRYRHNNNLLAYNVRNSISYKDVFADKHELEAFVGTEMRSVDRNYDYLSAFGLQFNKGYVPYTDPRLLEKIISDGGTYYEFDEERERTVGFFGKASYIYDNRYILSLTGRYDGSNRQGDSNASRWLPTWTVSGKWNAKQEKFLLDNETISNLSFRGSYGLTATAGPATNSLAIYKSMITDRQFTGEREPGLEIEDLQNGDLTWEKQHELNVGFDLGLWNNRVQLVVDAYQRKAFDLIDVVTTSGIGGQRSKLGNNADMTTKGIEVALTTRNISTPDFNWTTTINASYYDQEITRLQNISRVIDLVGPTGGNVVGRARNSIYSYQFTGLNGEGLPTFVLADGVTNNVFGANFQDRTDITGYLKYEGSVEPNKSLGITNTFSYKNWSLNVFIVASGGNKIRLNPDFKGNYTDLDVFTKSFQNRWINPGDEHITDIPTIASAWQIANYGSSNISKAYNTYNYSDARIVDGGFVRLKDVSLSYEFPDLLKKQLKLSNFSVRATASNPWLIYADKKLNGQDPEFFRSGGVAMPVTTQYTLTLNVGF
- a CDS encoding DUF4302 domain-containing protein, with product MRKNILKAFIAFGAIAMFASCSSDNFESKFDENPTERFENRKKDLTNDLLSSEFGWKATYFTNDQKFGGYTHLMKFKDATNVEMISDFDYQSYNGLKVIESEYKIGWSTTVSLMFNTPNHIHMLGNNQIAPGKKGKGFEGDFEFLFNAKNGLDLDFITVRSGVNVKFERAQESDWEDIKFHYDTKNALNVKRNLVLVENGEETTFSFQFDRNTRWAWVLNADQTESVNGTGGIGIGFRKDGIVISPAIEFEDGTSVSEFVKDGTTYVAQVGTNRVIIK
- a CDS encoding substrate import-associated zinc metallohydrolase lipoprotein encodes the protein MKKIVRFVSLCCLTAMFGLTACSQEDSLGDSRLDTTPEQKNALDTWIDDNYTYPYNMAVFYKWDPYKVDQARFLTPIEVNKVQPALEVIKTIWLDSYKEIAGEMFVKKTAPRELVMVGSVNANTTNTVTLGLAEQGVRISLFSMNYLDTKNKAEVEEFIHTIQHEYVHILNQAIPFDEGEYGKISGAYRGDWQNGKLPEAFKLGFISTYARSNATEDFAEQASWMLKDINAYNKLVKDNPYPEGKAKIQQKEAFVVKYYKEAFGIDFYELCNLTTANTEKAVNKK